Proteins encoded in a region of the Leopardus geoffroyi isolate Oge1 chromosome E2, O.geoffroyi_Oge1_pat1.0, whole genome shotgun sequence genome:
- the ZNF865 gene encoding zinc finger protein 865 isoform X3, with translation MEANAAGGAAGGGGGSGIGGEDGVHFQSYPFDFLEFLNHQRFEPMELYGEHAKAVAALPCAPGPPPQPPPQPPPPQYDYPPQATFKPKAEAPSSSSSSSSSSSSSSSSSSSSSSSSQAKKPDPPLPPAFGPPPPPLFDAAFPAPQWGIVDLSGHQHLFGNLKRGGPATGPGVTPGLASPTGTPGPLPAPSQTPPGPTAGAAACDPAKDDKGYFRRLKYLMERRFPCGVCQKSFKQSSHLVQHMLVHSGERPYECGVCGRTYNHVSSLIRHRRCHKDVPPAPGGPPQPGAPLPPLGLPAPAAGAPPAAPTPVPSGPPAPPPAAAAAAAGAGAGAAVAASVAEAAGAPAGVGVPPPAAGGGEGPFACPLCWKVFKKPSHLHQHQIIHTGEKPFSCSVCSKSFNRRESLKRHVKTHSADLLRLPCGVCGKAFRDAAYLLKHQAAHAGAGAAGPRPVYPCDLCGKSYSAPQSLLRHKAAHAPPATAPDAPKDAAAAVAQPPPAFPAGPYLLPPDPPATDSEKAAAAAAAVVYGAVPVPLLGAHPLLLGGAGTSAAGGAGASVPGKTFCCGICGRGFGRRETLKRHERIHTGEKPHQCPVCGKRFRESFHLSKHHVVHTRERPYKCELCGKVFGYPQSLTRHRQVHRLQLPCALAGAAGLPATQGAPGACGPGASAASAGAADALSYACSDCGEHFPDLFHVMSHKEAHMAEKPYGCDACGKTFGFIENLMWHKLVHQAAPERLLPPTPGGPQPPDGSSSADAASVLDNGLAGEVGAAVAALAGVSGGDDASGTAVAGGGGGGASSGPERFSCATCGQSFKHFLGLVTHKYVHLVRRTLGCGLCGQSFAGAYDLLLHRRSHRQKRGFRCPVCGKRFWEAALLMRHQRCHTEQRPYRCGVCGRGFLRSWYLRQHRVVHTGERAFKCGVCAKRFAQSSSLAEHRRLHAVARPQRCGACGKTFRYRSNLLEHQRLHLGERAYRCEHCGKGFFYLSSVLRHQRAHEPPRPELRCPACLKAFKDPGYFRKHLAAHQGGRPFRCSSCGEGFANTYGLKKHRLAHKAEGLGGPGAGAGALAGKDA, from the coding sequence ATGGAGGCAAACGCAGCGGGCGGTGCCgccgggggcggtgggggcagcGGCATAGGGGGCGAGGACGGGGTTCACTTCCAGAGCTACCCCTTCGACTTTCTGGAGTTCCTCAACCACCAGCGCTTCGAGCCCATGGAACTGTACGGGGAGCACGCCAAGGCGGTGGCCGCCCTGCCCTGCGCCCCCGGGCCGccgccccagcccccgccccagccccctccgCCCCAGTACGACTACCCGCCCCAGGCGACCTTCAAACCCAAGGCGGAGGCGCCGTCCTCGTCCTCGTCGTCCTCGTCGTCCTCGTCGTCGTCCTCGTCGTCGTCCTCGTCGTCGTCGTCCTCCTCGCAGGCCAAGAAGCCCGACCCGCCCCTGCCGCCCGCCTTCgggccccctccgccccccctgTTTGATGCTGCCTTCCCCGCCCCGCAGTGGGGCATCGTCGACCTGTCTGGACACCAGCACCTTTTTGGGAACCTGAAACGCGGAGGGCCCGCGACCGGGCCGGGGGTGACCCCGGGGCTGGCCTCTCCCACCGGGACCCCGGGGCCGCTTCCCGCCCCCTCACAGACCCCTCCGGGGCCCACCGCAGGGGCGGCGGCCTGCGACCCGGCCAAGGACGACAAGGGCTACTTCCGGAGGCTCAAGTACCTGATGGAGCGGCGCTTCCCCTGCGGCGTGTGCCAGAAGTCCTTCAAGCAGTCCTCGCACCTCGTGCAGCACATGCTGGTGCACTCAGGCGAGCGGCCCTACGAGTGTGGCGTCTGCGGCCGCACCTACAACCACGTGTCCAGCCTCATCCGCCACCGCCGCTGCCACAAGGACGTGCCGCCCGCGCCCGGGGGCCCGCCGCAGCCCGGGGCGCCCCTCCCGCCGCTGGGCCTGCCGGCGCCCGCGGCCGGcgccccccccgccgcccccacccccgtgccctccggccctcccgccccgcccccagccgccgccgccgccgccgccggagccggagccggagccgccGTGGCCGCCAGCGTGGCGGAGGCGGCCGGAGCCCCCGCTGGGGTGGGCGTGCCCCCTCCCGCGGCGGGGGGCGGCGAGGGCCCGTTTGCCTGCCCGCTGTGCTGGAAGGTCTTCAAGAAGCCCAGCCACCTCCACCAGCACCAGATTATCCACACCGGCGAGAAGCCCTTCTCCTGCTCCGTGTGCAGCAAGAGCTTCAACCGCAGGGAGAGCCTCAAGCGGCACGTGAAGACGCACTCTGCCGACCTCTTGCGCCTGCCGTGCGGCGTCTGCGGGAAGGCCTTCCGCGACGCCGCCTACCTGCTCAAGCACCAGGCGGCCcacgcgggcgcgggcgcggcggGACCCCGGCCCGTGTACCCCTGCGACCTGTGCGGCAAGTCGTACTCGGCGCCCCAGAGCCTGCTCCGCCACAAGGCGGCGCACGCCCCGCCCGCCACCGCCCCGGACGCGCCCAAGGACGCGGCGGCCGCGGTCGCGCAGCCCCCGCCAGCCTTCCCTGCAGGCCCCTACCTCCTGCCCCCGGACCCTCCGGCCACGGACAGCGAGAAggccgcggcggccgcggcggccgtGGTGTACGGCGCCGTGCCCGTCCCGCTCTTGGGAGCGCACCCGCTGCTGCTCGGCGGGGCTGGCACCAgcgcggcgggcggcgcgggcgccAGCGTCCCCGGAAAGACTTTCTGCTGCGGCATCTGCGGGCGGGGCTTCGGGCGGCGCGAGACTCTGAAGCGCCACGAGCGCATCCACACCGGCGAGAAGCCCCACCAGTGTCCCGTGTGCGGGAAGCGCTTCCGGGAGTCCTTCCATCTGAGCAAGCACCACGTGGTGCACACCCGCGAGCGGCCCTACAAGTGCGAGCTGTGCGGCAAGGTCTTCGGCTACCCGCAGAGCCTCACCCGCCACCGCCAGGTGCACCGCCTCCAGCTGCCCTGCGCCCTGGCTGGGGCTGCGGGCCTCCCGGCCACGCAGGGTGCGCCCGGGGCCTGTGGGCCGGGCGCCTCGGCCGCCTCTGCCGGGGCCGCCGATGCCCTGAGCTATGCCTGCTCGGACTGCGGCGAACACTTCCCGGATCTCTTCCACGTGATGAGCCACAAGGAGGCCCACATGGCGGAGAAGCCGTACGGCTGCGATGCCTGCGGCAAGACCTTCGGCTTCATCGAGAATCTCATGTGGCACAAGCTGGTCCACCAGGCTGCCCCCGAGCGCCTGCTCCCGCCCACACCCGGGGGTCCCCAACCCCCGGATGGCTCCAGCAGCGCCGACGCGGCCAGCGTGCTGGACAACGGGCTGGCGGGAGAGGTGGGGGCGGCCGTGGCTGCCTTGGCGGGGGTGTCCGGGGGTGACGACGCCAGCGGGacggcggtggcgggggggggcggcgggggtgcCAGCTCGGGCCCCGAGCGCTTCAGCTGCGCCACGTGTGGCCAGAGCTTCAAACACTTCCTGGGCCTGGTGACCCACAAGTACGTGCACCTGGTGCGGCGGACCCTAGGCTGTGGCCTCTGCGGCCAGAGCTTCGCCGGTGCCTACGACCTGCTCCTGCACCGCCGCAGCCACCGGCAGAAGCGGGGCTTCCGCTGCCCGGTGTGCGGCAAGCGCTTCTGGGAGGCGGCCCTGCTGATGCGCCACCAGCGCTGCCACACGGAGCAGCGGCCCTACCGGTGCGGCGTGTGTGGCCGAGGCTTCCTGCGCTCCTGGTACCTGCGGCAGCACCGCGTGGTGCACACCGGCGAGCGCGCCTTCAAGTGCGGCGTGTGCGCCAAGCGCTTCGCGCAGTCGTCCAGCCTGGCGGAGCACCGGCGGCTGCACGCCGTGGCCCGGCCCCAGCGCTGTGGCGCCTGCGGCAAGACCTTCCGCTACCGCTCCAACCTGCTGGAGCACCAGCGGCTGCACCTGGGGGAGCGCGCCTACCGTTGCGAGCACTGCGGGAAGGGCTTCTTCTACCTGAGCTCGGTGCTGCGCCACCAGCGCGCCCACGAGCCGCCGCGGCCCGAGCTCCGCTGCCCTGCCTGCCTCAAGGCCTTCAAGGACCCCGGCTACTTCCGTAAGCACCTGGCGGCCCACCAGGGCGGACGGCCCTTCCGCTGCTCCTCCTGTGGGGAGGGCTTCGCCAACACCTATGGCCTCAAGAAACACCGCCTGGCGCACAAAGCCGAGGGCCTCGGCGGacctggggcaggggcgggcgCCTTGGCCGGAAAGGATGCCTGA
- the ZNF865 gene encoding zinc finger protein 865 isoform X2: MKHFWCTSLLSPSQGLPSPTPPEMEANAAGGAAGGGGGSGIGGEDGVHFQSYPFDFLEFLNHQRFEPMELYGEHAKAVAALPCAPGPPPQPPPQPPPPQYDYPPQATFKPKAEAPSSSSSSSSSSSSSSSSSSSSSSSSQAKKPDPPLPPAFGPPPPPLFDAAFPAPQWGIVDLSGHQHLFGNLKRGGPATGPGVTPGLASPTGTPGPLPAPSQTPPGPTAGAAACDPAKDDKGYFRRLKYLMERRFPCGVCQKSFKQSSHLVQHMLVHSGERPYECGVCGRTYNHVSSLIRHRRCHKDVPPAPGGPPQPGAPLPPLGLPAPAAGAPPAAPTPVPSGPPAPPPAAAAAAAGAGAGAAVAASVAEAAGAPAGVGVPPPAAGGGEGPFACPLCWKVFKKPSHLHQHQIIHTGEKPFSCSVCSKSFNRRESLKRHVKTHSADLLRLPCGVCGKAFRDAAYLLKHQAAHAGAGAAGPRPVYPCDLCGKSYSAPQSLLRHKAAHAPPATAPDAPKDAAAAVAQPPPAFPAGPYLLPPDPPATDSEKAAAAAAAVVYGAVPVPLLGAHPLLLGGAGTSAAGGAGASVPGKTFCCGICGRGFGRRETLKRHERIHTGEKPHQCPVCGKRFRESFHLSKHHVVHTRERPYKCELCGKVFGYPQSLTRHRQVHRLQLPCALAGAAGLPATQGAPGACGPGASAASAGAADALSYACSDCGEHFPDLFHVMSHKEAHMAEKPYGCDACGKTFGFIENLMWHKLVHQAAPERLLPPTPGGPQPPDGSSSADAASVLDNGLAGEVGAAVAALAGVSGGDDASGTAVAGGGGGGASSGPERFSCATCGQSFKHFLGLVTHKYVHLVRRTLGCGLCGQSFAGAYDLLLHRRSHRQKRGFRCPVCGKRFWEAALLMRHQRCHTEQRPYRCGVCGRGFLRSWYLRQHRVVHTGERAFKCGVCAKRFAQSSSLAEHRRLHAVARPQRCGACGKTFRYRSNLLEHQRLHLGERAYRCEHCGKGFFYLSSVLRHQRAHEPPRPELRCPACLKAFKDPGYFRKHLAAHQGGRPFRCSSCGEGFANTYGLKKHRLAHKAEGLGGPGAGAGALAGKDA, translated from the exons ATGAAACACTTCTGGTGtacctccctcctctccccaagcCAG GGTCTGCCGTCGCCCACCCCGCCCGAGATGGAGGCAAACGCAGCGGGCGGTGCCgccgggggcggtgggggcagcGGCATAGGGGGCGAGGACGGGGTTCACTTCCAGAGCTACCCCTTCGACTTTCTGGAGTTCCTCAACCACCAGCGCTTCGAGCCCATGGAACTGTACGGGGAGCACGCCAAGGCGGTGGCCGCCCTGCCCTGCGCCCCCGGGCCGccgccccagcccccgccccagccccctccgCCCCAGTACGACTACCCGCCCCAGGCGACCTTCAAACCCAAGGCGGAGGCGCCGTCCTCGTCCTCGTCGTCCTCGTCGTCCTCGTCGTCGTCCTCGTCGTCGTCCTCGTCGTCGTCGTCCTCCTCGCAGGCCAAGAAGCCCGACCCGCCCCTGCCGCCCGCCTTCgggccccctccgccccccctgTTTGATGCTGCCTTCCCCGCCCCGCAGTGGGGCATCGTCGACCTGTCTGGACACCAGCACCTTTTTGGGAACCTGAAACGCGGAGGGCCCGCGACCGGGCCGGGGGTGACCCCGGGGCTGGCCTCTCCCACCGGGACCCCGGGGCCGCTTCCCGCCCCCTCACAGACCCCTCCGGGGCCCACCGCAGGGGCGGCGGCCTGCGACCCGGCCAAGGACGACAAGGGCTACTTCCGGAGGCTCAAGTACCTGATGGAGCGGCGCTTCCCCTGCGGCGTGTGCCAGAAGTCCTTCAAGCAGTCCTCGCACCTCGTGCAGCACATGCTGGTGCACTCAGGCGAGCGGCCCTACGAGTGTGGCGTCTGCGGCCGCACCTACAACCACGTGTCCAGCCTCATCCGCCACCGCCGCTGCCACAAGGACGTGCCGCCCGCGCCCGGGGGCCCGCCGCAGCCCGGGGCGCCCCTCCCGCCGCTGGGCCTGCCGGCGCCCGCGGCCGGcgccccccccgccgcccccacccccgtgccctccggccctcccgccccgcccccagccgccgccgccgccgccgccggagccggagccggagccgccGTGGCCGCCAGCGTGGCGGAGGCGGCCGGAGCCCCCGCTGGGGTGGGCGTGCCCCCTCCCGCGGCGGGGGGCGGCGAGGGCCCGTTTGCCTGCCCGCTGTGCTGGAAGGTCTTCAAGAAGCCCAGCCACCTCCACCAGCACCAGATTATCCACACCGGCGAGAAGCCCTTCTCCTGCTCCGTGTGCAGCAAGAGCTTCAACCGCAGGGAGAGCCTCAAGCGGCACGTGAAGACGCACTCTGCCGACCTCTTGCGCCTGCCGTGCGGCGTCTGCGGGAAGGCCTTCCGCGACGCCGCCTACCTGCTCAAGCACCAGGCGGCCcacgcgggcgcgggcgcggcggGACCCCGGCCCGTGTACCCCTGCGACCTGTGCGGCAAGTCGTACTCGGCGCCCCAGAGCCTGCTCCGCCACAAGGCGGCGCACGCCCCGCCCGCCACCGCCCCGGACGCGCCCAAGGACGCGGCGGCCGCGGTCGCGCAGCCCCCGCCAGCCTTCCCTGCAGGCCCCTACCTCCTGCCCCCGGACCCTCCGGCCACGGACAGCGAGAAggccgcggcggccgcggcggccgtGGTGTACGGCGCCGTGCCCGTCCCGCTCTTGGGAGCGCACCCGCTGCTGCTCGGCGGGGCTGGCACCAgcgcggcgggcggcgcgggcgccAGCGTCCCCGGAAAGACTTTCTGCTGCGGCATCTGCGGGCGGGGCTTCGGGCGGCGCGAGACTCTGAAGCGCCACGAGCGCATCCACACCGGCGAGAAGCCCCACCAGTGTCCCGTGTGCGGGAAGCGCTTCCGGGAGTCCTTCCATCTGAGCAAGCACCACGTGGTGCACACCCGCGAGCGGCCCTACAAGTGCGAGCTGTGCGGCAAGGTCTTCGGCTACCCGCAGAGCCTCACCCGCCACCGCCAGGTGCACCGCCTCCAGCTGCCCTGCGCCCTGGCTGGGGCTGCGGGCCTCCCGGCCACGCAGGGTGCGCCCGGGGCCTGTGGGCCGGGCGCCTCGGCCGCCTCTGCCGGGGCCGCCGATGCCCTGAGCTATGCCTGCTCGGACTGCGGCGAACACTTCCCGGATCTCTTCCACGTGATGAGCCACAAGGAGGCCCACATGGCGGAGAAGCCGTACGGCTGCGATGCCTGCGGCAAGACCTTCGGCTTCATCGAGAATCTCATGTGGCACAAGCTGGTCCACCAGGCTGCCCCCGAGCGCCTGCTCCCGCCCACACCCGGGGGTCCCCAACCCCCGGATGGCTCCAGCAGCGCCGACGCGGCCAGCGTGCTGGACAACGGGCTGGCGGGAGAGGTGGGGGCGGCCGTGGCTGCCTTGGCGGGGGTGTCCGGGGGTGACGACGCCAGCGGGacggcggtggcgggggggggcggcgggggtgcCAGCTCGGGCCCCGAGCGCTTCAGCTGCGCCACGTGTGGCCAGAGCTTCAAACACTTCCTGGGCCTGGTGACCCACAAGTACGTGCACCTGGTGCGGCGGACCCTAGGCTGTGGCCTCTGCGGCCAGAGCTTCGCCGGTGCCTACGACCTGCTCCTGCACCGCCGCAGCCACCGGCAGAAGCGGGGCTTCCGCTGCCCGGTGTGCGGCAAGCGCTTCTGGGAGGCGGCCCTGCTGATGCGCCACCAGCGCTGCCACACGGAGCAGCGGCCCTACCGGTGCGGCGTGTGTGGCCGAGGCTTCCTGCGCTCCTGGTACCTGCGGCAGCACCGCGTGGTGCACACCGGCGAGCGCGCCTTCAAGTGCGGCGTGTGCGCCAAGCGCTTCGCGCAGTCGTCCAGCCTGGCGGAGCACCGGCGGCTGCACGCCGTGGCCCGGCCCCAGCGCTGTGGCGCCTGCGGCAAGACCTTCCGCTACCGCTCCAACCTGCTGGAGCACCAGCGGCTGCACCTGGGGGAGCGCGCCTACCGTTGCGAGCACTGCGGGAAGGGCTTCTTCTACCTGAGCTCGGTGCTGCGCCACCAGCGCGCCCACGAGCCGCCGCGGCCCGAGCTCCGCTGCCCTGCCTGCCTCAAGGCCTTCAAGGACCCCGGCTACTTCCGTAAGCACCTGGCGGCCCACCAGGGCGGACGGCCCTTCCGCTGCTCCTCCTGTGGGGAGGGCTTCGCCAACACCTATGGCCTCAAGAAACACCGCCTGGCGCACAAAGCCGAGGGCCTCGGCGGacctggggcaggggcgggcgCCTTGGCCGGAAAGGATGCCTGA
- the ZNF865 gene encoding zinc finger protein 865 isoform X1 translates to MLSLVQGHPELEAKNTDLLAEEWRRHSPFTCGGERASWLAGGRWALALVGIADPCCGHRARPPWARDYGQEACYTLGALLPLTVRGLGGGVSPALWVSQVQKSIVGAEVLVGAGAQTWTPAFWDDKYCKGGAQRLTAIAQEAGKSPPGARTETYTPWASAVGVPQGLPSPTPPEMEANAAGGAAGGGGGSGIGGEDGVHFQSYPFDFLEFLNHQRFEPMELYGEHAKAVAALPCAPGPPPQPPPQPPPPQYDYPPQATFKPKAEAPSSSSSSSSSSSSSSSSSSSSSSSSQAKKPDPPLPPAFGPPPPPLFDAAFPAPQWGIVDLSGHQHLFGNLKRGGPATGPGVTPGLASPTGTPGPLPAPSQTPPGPTAGAAACDPAKDDKGYFRRLKYLMERRFPCGVCQKSFKQSSHLVQHMLVHSGERPYECGVCGRTYNHVSSLIRHRRCHKDVPPAPGGPPQPGAPLPPLGLPAPAAGAPPAAPTPVPSGPPAPPPAAAAAAAGAGAGAAVAASVAEAAGAPAGVGVPPPAAGGGEGPFACPLCWKVFKKPSHLHQHQIIHTGEKPFSCSVCSKSFNRRESLKRHVKTHSADLLRLPCGVCGKAFRDAAYLLKHQAAHAGAGAAGPRPVYPCDLCGKSYSAPQSLLRHKAAHAPPATAPDAPKDAAAAVAQPPPAFPAGPYLLPPDPPATDSEKAAAAAAAVVYGAVPVPLLGAHPLLLGGAGTSAAGGAGASVPGKTFCCGICGRGFGRRETLKRHERIHTGEKPHQCPVCGKRFRESFHLSKHHVVHTRERPYKCELCGKVFGYPQSLTRHRQVHRLQLPCALAGAAGLPATQGAPGACGPGASAASAGAADALSYACSDCGEHFPDLFHVMSHKEAHMAEKPYGCDACGKTFGFIENLMWHKLVHQAAPERLLPPTPGGPQPPDGSSSADAASVLDNGLAGEVGAAVAALAGVSGGDDASGTAVAGGGGGGASSGPERFSCATCGQSFKHFLGLVTHKYVHLVRRTLGCGLCGQSFAGAYDLLLHRRSHRQKRGFRCPVCGKRFWEAALLMRHQRCHTEQRPYRCGVCGRGFLRSWYLRQHRVVHTGERAFKCGVCAKRFAQSSSLAEHRRLHAVARPQRCGACGKTFRYRSNLLEHQRLHLGERAYRCEHCGKGFFYLSSVLRHQRAHEPPRPELRCPACLKAFKDPGYFRKHLAAHQGGRPFRCSSCGEGFANTYGLKKHRLAHKAEGLGGPGAGAGALAGKDA, encoded by the exons ATGTTGAGTCTCGTCCAAGGACACCCAGAGCTAGAGGCTAAAAATACCGACCTCTTGGCGGAGGAGTGGAGGAGACACTCACCTTTCACCTgtggaggggagagagccagCTGGCTGGCTGGGGGCAGATGGGCCCTGGCCTTGGTAGGCATCGCTGACCCCTGTTGTGGGCACAGAGCCAGGCCCCCATGGGCCAGGGATTATGGACAAGAAGCCTGCTACACCTTGGGGGCTCTTCTCCCACTGACTGTCCGCGGACTTGGTGGAGGTGTTTCCCCGGCCCTCTGGGTGTCTCAGGTTCAAAAGTCCATTGTAGGAGCTGAGGTTCTGGTGGGGGCCGGGGCGCAGACATGGACACCTGCCTTCTGGGATGACAAATACTGTAAAGGAGGTGCCCAGAGACTGACTGCCATTGCACAGGAGGCAGGGAAATCCCCACCTGGGGCAAGGACGGAGACCTACACCCCCTGGGCATCTGCTGTCGGGGTCCCCCAG GGTCTGCCGTCGCCCACCCCGCCCGAGATGGAGGCAAACGCAGCGGGCGGTGCCgccgggggcggtgggggcagcGGCATAGGGGGCGAGGACGGGGTTCACTTCCAGAGCTACCCCTTCGACTTTCTGGAGTTCCTCAACCACCAGCGCTTCGAGCCCATGGAACTGTACGGGGAGCACGCCAAGGCGGTGGCCGCCCTGCCCTGCGCCCCCGGGCCGccgccccagcccccgccccagccccctccgCCCCAGTACGACTACCCGCCCCAGGCGACCTTCAAACCCAAGGCGGAGGCGCCGTCCTCGTCCTCGTCGTCCTCGTCGTCCTCGTCGTCGTCCTCGTCGTCGTCCTCGTCGTCGTCGTCCTCCTCGCAGGCCAAGAAGCCCGACCCGCCCCTGCCGCCCGCCTTCgggccccctccgccccccctgTTTGATGCTGCCTTCCCCGCCCCGCAGTGGGGCATCGTCGACCTGTCTGGACACCAGCACCTTTTTGGGAACCTGAAACGCGGAGGGCCCGCGACCGGGCCGGGGGTGACCCCGGGGCTGGCCTCTCCCACCGGGACCCCGGGGCCGCTTCCCGCCCCCTCACAGACCCCTCCGGGGCCCACCGCAGGGGCGGCGGCCTGCGACCCGGCCAAGGACGACAAGGGCTACTTCCGGAGGCTCAAGTACCTGATGGAGCGGCGCTTCCCCTGCGGCGTGTGCCAGAAGTCCTTCAAGCAGTCCTCGCACCTCGTGCAGCACATGCTGGTGCACTCAGGCGAGCGGCCCTACGAGTGTGGCGTCTGCGGCCGCACCTACAACCACGTGTCCAGCCTCATCCGCCACCGCCGCTGCCACAAGGACGTGCCGCCCGCGCCCGGGGGCCCGCCGCAGCCCGGGGCGCCCCTCCCGCCGCTGGGCCTGCCGGCGCCCGCGGCCGGcgccccccccgccgcccccacccccgtgccctccggccctcccgccccgcccccagccgccgccgccgccgccgccggagccggagccggagccgccGTGGCCGCCAGCGTGGCGGAGGCGGCCGGAGCCCCCGCTGGGGTGGGCGTGCCCCCTCCCGCGGCGGGGGGCGGCGAGGGCCCGTTTGCCTGCCCGCTGTGCTGGAAGGTCTTCAAGAAGCCCAGCCACCTCCACCAGCACCAGATTATCCACACCGGCGAGAAGCCCTTCTCCTGCTCCGTGTGCAGCAAGAGCTTCAACCGCAGGGAGAGCCTCAAGCGGCACGTGAAGACGCACTCTGCCGACCTCTTGCGCCTGCCGTGCGGCGTCTGCGGGAAGGCCTTCCGCGACGCCGCCTACCTGCTCAAGCACCAGGCGGCCcacgcgggcgcgggcgcggcggGACCCCGGCCCGTGTACCCCTGCGACCTGTGCGGCAAGTCGTACTCGGCGCCCCAGAGCCTGCTCCGCCACAAGGCGGCGCACGCCCCGCCCGCCACCGCCCCGGACGCGCCCAAGGACGCGGCGGCCGCGGTCGCGCAGCCCCCGCCAGCCTTCCCTGCAGGCCCCTACCTCCTGCCCCCGGACCCTCCGGCCACGGACAGCGAGAAggccgcggcggccgcggcggccgtGGTGTACGGCGCCGTGCCCGTCCCGCTCTTGGGAGCGCACCCGCTGCTGCTCGGCGGGGCTGGCACCAgcgcggcgggcggcgcgggcgccAGCGTCCCCGGAAAGACTTTCTGCTGCGGCATCTGCGGGCGGGGCTTCGGGCGGCGCGAGACTCTGAAGCGCCACGAGCGCATCCACACCGGCGAGAAGCCCCACCAGTGTCCCGTGTGCGGGAAGCGCTTCCGGGAGTCCTTCCATCTGAGCAAGCACCACGTGGTGCACACCCGCGAGCGGCCCTACAAGTGCGAGCTGTGCGGCAAGGTCTTCGGCTACCCGCAGAGCCTCACCCGCCACCGCCAGGTGCACCGCCTCCAGCTGCCCTGCGCCCTGGCTGGGGCTGCGGGCCTCCCGGCCACGCAGGGTGCGCCCGGGGCCTGTGGGCCGGGCGCCTCGGCCGCCTCTGCCGGGGCCGCCGATGCCCTGAGCTATGCCTGCTCGGACTGCGGCGAACACTTCCCGGATCTCTTCCACGTGATGAGCCACAAGGAGGCCCACATGGCGGAGAAGCCGTACGGCTGCGATGCCTGCGGCAAGACCTTCGGCTTCATCGAGAATCTCATGTGGCACAAGCTGGTCCACCAGGCTGCCCCCGAGCGCCTGCTCCCGCCCACACCCGGGGGTCCCCAACCCCCGGATGGCTCCAGCAGCGCCGACGCGGCCAGCGTGCTGGACAACGGGCTGGCGGGAGAGGTGGGGGCGGCCGTGGCTGCCTTGGCGGGGGTGTCCGGGGGTGACGACGCCAGCGGGacggcggtggcgggggggggcggcgggggtgcCAGCTCGGGCCCCGAGCGCTTCAGCTGCGCCACGTGTGGCCAGAGCTTCAAACACTTCCTGGGCCTGGTGACCCACAAGTACGTGCACCTGGTGCGGCGGACCCTAGGCTGTGGCCTCTGCGGCCAGAGCTTCGCCGGTGCCTACGACCTGCTCCTGCACCGCCGCAGCCACCGGCAGAAGCGGGGCTTCCGCTGCCCGGTGTGCGGCAAGCGCTTCTGGGAGGCGGCCCTGCTGATGCGCCACCAGCGCTGCCACACGGAGCAGCGGCCCTACCGGTGCGGCGTGTGTGGCCGAGGCTTCCTGCGCTCCTGGTACCTGCGGCAGCACCGCGTGGTGCACACCGGCGAGCGCGCCTTCAAGTGCGGCGTGTGCGCCAAGCGCTTCGCGCAGTCGTCCAGCCTGGCGGAGCACCGGCGGCTGCACGCCGTGGCCCGGCCCCAGCGCTGTGGCGCCTGCGGCAAGACCTTCCGCTACCGCTCCAACCTGCTGGAGCACCAGCGGCTGCACCTGGGGGAGCGCGCCTACCGTTGCGAGCACTGCGGGAAGGGCTTCTTCTACCTGAGCTCGGTGCTGCGCCACCAGCGCGCCCACGAGCCGCCGCGGCCCGAGCTCCGCTGCCCTGCCTGCCTCAAGGCCTTCAAGGACCCCGGCTACTTCCGTAAGCACCTGGCGGCCCACCAGGGCGGACGGCCCTTCCGCTGCTCCTCCTGTGGGGAGGGCTTCGCCAACACCTATGGCCTCAAGAAACACCGCCTGGCGCACAAAGCCGAGGGCCTCGGCGGacctggggcaggggcgggcgCCTTGGCCGGAAAGGATGCCTGA
- the ZNF524 gene encoding zinc finger protein 524 gives MDTPSPDPLPSPLPREEEKPLALPPPVPRGRRGRRPGGATSSNRTLKAALPRKRGRPPKSGQEPPLAQGVTAPVGSGGGSDLLLIDDQGVPYTVSEGSAAGLPEGSGPKKAPHFCPVCLRAFPYLSDLERHSISHSELKPHECKDCGKTFKRSSHLRRHCNIHAGLRPFRCPLCPRRFREAGELAHHHRVHSGERPYQCPVCRLRFTEANTLRRHAKRKHPEAMGAPLCSPDPGPEPPWDDEGIPATAGAEEGVEEPEGKELA, from the coding sequence ATGGACACCCCCAGCCCAGACCCGTTGCCTTCGCCTTTGCCCCGGGAGGAAGAGAAACCTCTGGCCTTACCTCCTCCTGTTCCCCGGGGCCGCCGAGGCCGGCGCCCTGGGGGGGCCACCTCCTCGAATCGGACGCTCAAGGCCGCCCTCCCTCGCAAGCGGGGCCGCCCCCCCAAGTCAGGGCAGGAGCCCCCGCTGGCACAGGGGGTGACAGCCCCTGTGGGCAGCGGCGGTGGCAGCGACCTCCTGTTGATCGATGATCAGGGTGTGCCCTATACAGTCTCTGAGGGGTCAGCGGCTGGTTTGCCTGAGGGCTCCGGCCCCAAGAAGGCCCCGCACTTCTGCCCGGTGTGCCTGCGGGCCTTCCCCTACCTCTCCGACCTGGAACGCCACAGCATCTCGCACTCAGAGCTGAAGCCGCACGAGTGCAAGGATTGCGGCAAGACCTTCAAGCGGTCCAGCCACCTACGGCGGCACTGCAACATCCATGCCGGCCTGCGGCCCTTCCGCTGCCCACTCTGCCCTCGTCGCTTCCGCGAGGCGGGTGAGCTGGCCCACCACCACCGTGTCCACTCCGGGGAGCGCCCCTACCAGTGCCCTGTCTGCCGGCTGCGCTTCACGGAGGCCAACACGCTCCGGCGCCATGCCAAACGCAAGCACCCCGAGGCCATGGGGGCACCCCTGTGTTCCCCGGACCCAGGGCCCGAACCACCGTGGGACGACGAGGGCATTCCGGCTACGGCAGGGGCTGAAGAGGGGGTGGAGGAGCCGGAGGGCAAAGAGCTGGCTTGA